The following proteins come from a genomic window of Pirellula staleyi DSM 6068:
- a CDS encoding c-type cytochrome domain-containing protein, whose product MQLRTNFALQMLAACSLILSGIADAARAADEPAAAEKVSYFRQVLPIFRTKNCIGCHQPAKRGGEYVMTSFADLLKGGESGDAAIVAGSPDKSYLMGQITPVDGKAEMPKDGPPLTQPEIDTITKWIAQGAVDDTPASNLPTYDADHPPLYQAAPVIRAIEFSPTEDIIAVGGYHEVLLHKADGTGLVGRLVGQSERIESITFSPDGKMLAATGGSPGRFGEVQIWDVATRTLKLSHTAGYDTLYGGSWSPDGKMVSFGCPDNTIRAIDPATGKEVLFNGAHSDWVLDTIFSTKSDHVISVSRDMSMKLIEVPTQRFIDNITSITPGALKGGLMAIDRHPTKDELLCGGSDGRPQVFKMIRTEARKIGDNANLLREFPALPGRVFGVAYSPDGNLIAACSSSDGRGEVRVYAAADGAEKWKLAVPEGGQYSVDFSRDGNTLAVAGFDGDIRLLKVADGSLMTKFTPVEVMPSTVAASK is encoded by the coding sequence ATGCAATTGCGAACCAATTTCGCACTGCAAATGCTCGCCGCTTGCAGCCTCATCCTGAGTGGCATTGCTGATGCAGCACGCGCCGCCGATGAACCAGCTGCTGCTGAAAAAGTGAGCTACTTCCGCCAGGTCCTGCCGATCTTCCGCACTAAGAACTGCATCGGTTGCCACCAGCCCGCCAAACGTGGTGGCGAGTATGTGATGACCAGCTTTGCCGACCTGCTTAAGGGGGGCGAATCGGGCGATGCTGCGATTGTCGCTGGCAGTCCCGACAAGAGCTACTTGATGGGTCAGATCACTCCGGTCGACGGTAAGGCCGAAATGCCGAAAGATGGCCCACCACTCACGCAGCCCGAAATCGACACCATTACTAAGTGGATTGCCCAAGGTGCGGTCGACGATACCCCCGCCTCGAATCTACCCACCTACGATGCCGATCACCCACCGCTGTACCAAGCGGCACCTGTGATTCGAGCCATCGAATTCTCCCCCACCGAAGATATCATCGCTGTGGGTGGCTACCACGAAGTGCTGCTGCACAAAGCCGATGGGACTGGACTCGTCGGACGCTTGGTCGGACAGTCGGAACGGATTGAATCGATCACCTTCTCGCCCGATGGCAAGATGCTCGCCGCTACAGGTGGCTCGCCGGGACGCTTTGGCGAAGTGCAGATCTGGGATGTCGCTACCCGAACTCTCAAACTGTCGCACACGGCTGGCTACGACACGCTTTATGGCGGTAGCTGGAGCCCCGATGGCAAAATGGTTTCGTTCGGCTGTCCGGACAACACCATTCGCGCGATCGACCCCGCCACTGGCAAGGAAGTGCTCTTCAATGGTGCTCACAGCGACTGGGTGCTCGACACCATCTTCAGCACCAAAAGCGATCACGTGATCTCGGTCAGCCGCGACATGTCGATGAAGCTGATCGAAGTGCCGACGCAGCGATTCATCGACAACATTACCAGCATCACTCCTGGCGCGCTCAAGGGTGGTTTGATGGCCATCGATCGGCACCCCACGAAAGACGAACTCTTGTGTGGCGGTTCTGATGGACGCCCGCAGGTTTTCAAGATGATCCGCACCGAAGCTCGTAAGATTGGTGACAACGCCAACTTGCTACGCGAGTTCCCAGCACTGCCCGGCCGTGTTTTCGGTGTGGCTTATAGCCCCGATGGCAATCTGATTGCTGCGTGCAGCAGCAGCGATGGACGTGGTGAAGTTCGCGTTTATGCGGCTGCCGATGGCGCTGAGAAATGGAAATTGGCCGTGCCCGAAGGTGGTCAGTACTCGGTTGATTTCAGCCGCGATGGCAACACGCTTGCGGTGGCTGGATTCGACGGCGATATCCGTTTACTGAAGGTCGCCGATGGTTCCCTGATGACGAAGTTCACCCCGGTGGAAGTGATGCCCAGCACGGTTGCTGCCTCGAAGTAG
- a CDS encoding DUF1549 and DUF1553 domain-containing protein → MKYTYHHQLAFLPTLAIAMLVSLQAFALEPLPKGIKVVGLEARPASIEIDGRFSYRQVLISGKLEGGDSLDLTRHATVTTTGDVVKVSADGQVSPVADGSGEVVYTFGDQSIRIPTKVTGYNEVRPISFVKDVQPVLSRMGCNQGTCHGAKDGKGGFKLSLRGYDAIYDHRALTDDIGSRRFNRAAPDQSLMLLKATGSVPHVGGVRTEVDSSYYELVRTWISQGVKLDLDAPRVTHIEVYPVNPIVPLEAMTQQITVKAFYTDGSTRDVTREAFIESGNIEVIEASPSGLLTTLRRGEAPVLVRYEGAYAATTIICMGDRTGFAWQSMPEYNYIDGLVDKKLQQMKILPSELCTDDEFVRRVYIDLTGLPPTSTQVTEFLADTRDSKTKREALVDQLVGSREYVEHWTNKWSDLLQVNRKFLGEEGSVALRNWIKESIATNKPYNQFAYEVLTASGSNVENPPAAYYKTLRDPASLMENTTHLFLAVRFNCNKCHDHPFERWTQDQYYQLSAYFAQVGRKEDPMYAGQKIGGSAVEGAAPLVEVIYDTGSGEVTHDRTQQVSPPSFPYQHGDLAKSAASRREELAHWITSKDNQYFAKSYVNRLWGYLFGVGIIEPIDDIRAGNPPTNPALLDAMAVDFIENKFDVQHMLRTICKSRTYQLSIRSNKWNEDDTINYSHAIPRRLPAEVLFDAIHQATGAKAKLNGVPVGFRAAQLPDAGVSDPFLDDFGKPVRESACECERSSGMVLGPVLKLINGPTVAEAIGDPVSELNKLVASETDDNKLIDEIFLRFLARKPTESERNLGIAALKGPADEVTTAKQKLADYEAGLSAKQAAWETAIGQPVVWQTLKPADMTSSHAATKFAAREDHSVLVSGDPGQETYMLKFPVDMSNFTGLKLEALADDSLPAKGPGRAQNGNFVLSELAVTVTPDSDPAKTIAVPLTAVMADFNQESWHVAGAVDNNPTSGWAVSPKFGENHYALFKAAPAEAIQGKCTITVTMTFNFQDQKHCLGAFRLSTTGSSTPLDAASLPADLAKLLAVPAAERTEEQKQQLVAIYKSRDADFVRLSSELQLAENQMKNARMIGVQDLAWALINNPAFLFNR, encoded by the coding sequence ATGAAATACACGTACCATCACCAACTCGCTTTTCTCCCGACGCTGGCCATCGCGATGCTGGTGTCGCTGCAAGCCTTTGCACTCGAGCCACTCCCGAAAGGGATCAAGGTGGTGGGACTCGAAGCCCGCCCTGCCTCGATCGAGATCGATGGTCGATTCTCGTATCGCCAGGTTCTGATTAGCGGCAAACTCGAAGGGGGCGATTCGCTCGACCTAACGCGGCATGCCACCGTCACCACGACAGGCGATGTCGTGAAGGTTTCGGCTGACGGACAAGTGAGCCCAGTAGCCGATGGCAGTGGCGAAGTGGTTTACACCTTTGGCGATCAGTCGATTCGGATTCCGACGAAAGTCACCGGCTACAACGAAGTCCGGCCGATCAGTTTCGTGAAAGATGTGCAGCCTGTGCTGTCGCGCATGGGATGCAACCAGGGAACGTGCCACGGCGCGAAAGATGGCAAAGGTGGCTTTAAGCTTTCGTTACGTGGATACGATGCCATCTACGATCACCGCGCTCTGACCGACGACATCGGATCGCGTCGTTTCAATCGCGCTGCTCCCGACCAAAGCCTGATGCTCTTGAAGGCGACCGGTTCGGTGCCTCACGTCGGCGGCGTTCGCACGGAAGTCGACTCGAGCTACTACGAACTGGTCCGCACCTGGATTTCGCAAGGTGTGAAACTCGACCTCGACGCGCCACGCGTAACGCACATCGAAGTCTACCCCGTCAATCCAATCGTTCCACTCGAGGCGATGACGCAACAGATCACCGTCAAGGCTTTCTACACCGATGGCAGCACCCGTGATGTGACGCGTGAAGCATTCATCGAGAGTGGCAATATCGAAGTGATCGAAGCCTCCCCAAGTGGTCTGCTCACGACGCTGCGACGTGGCGAAGCCCCCGTGCTTGTGCGTTATGAAGGTGCCTATGCGGCGACCACGATCATTTGCATGGGAGATCGCACCGGCTTCGCTTGGCAATCGATGCCCGAATACAACTACATCGATGGACTCGTCGATAAAAAACTGCAGCAGATGAAGATCTTGCCGAGCGAACTCTGCACCGATGACGAGTTCGTTCGTCGGGTCTACATCGACCTGACAGGCCTCCCCCCTACCTCGACCCAAGTGACCGAGTTTTTGGCCGACACGCGCGATAGCAAAACCAAGCGCGAAGCACTCGTTGATCAACTCGTAGGAAGCCGCGAGTATGTCGAGCACTGGACCAACAAATGGTCGGACCTGCTGCAGGTGAATCGCAAGTTCCTGGGAGAGGAAGGCTCCGTCGCACTACGAAACTGGATCAAGGAAAGCATTGCTACCAACAAGCCGTACAACCAGTTCGCCTACGAAGTGCTGACCGCGAGTGGATCGAATGTCGAAAATCCACCAGCCGCTTATTACAAAACGCTTCGCGACCCAGCGAGCTTGATGGAGAACACCACGCACTTGTTCCTGGCAGTTCGCTTCAACTGCAACAAGTGCCACGATCATCCGTTCGAACGCTGGACGCAGGATCAGTACTATCAACTGTCGGCTTACTTTGCCCAAGTTGGTCGCAAAGAAGATCCGATGTACGCAGGCCAAAAAATTGGTGGTTCGGCTGTGGAAGGTGCGGCTCCTCTGGTGGAAGTGATTTACGACACCGGCAGCGGTGAAGTGACGCACGACCGTACCCAGCAAGTGTCACCACCTTCGTTCCCATATCAACATGGCGATCTGGCCAAGTCGGCCGCTTCGCGTCGCGAAGAACTGGCTCACTGGATCACCTCGAAAGACAATCAGTACTTTGCCAAAAGCTATGTGAATCGCTTGTGGGGCTATTTGTTTGGCGTCGGCATCATTGAGCCGATCGATGACATTCGCGCCGGAAATCCACCGACCAACCCAGCTCTGCTCGATGCGATGGCTGTGGATTTCATCGAAAACAAATTCGATGTTCAGCACATGCTCCGCACGATTTGCAAAAGCCGCACCTACCAACTCTCGATTCGCTCGAACAAGTGGAACGAAGACGACACGATCAACTACTCGCACGCCATTCCACGACGGCTTCCCGCCGAAGTGCTATTCGACGCCATTCACCAGGCTACTGGCGCAAAGGCGAAGCTGAATGGAGTTCCGGTTGGTTTCCGCGCGGCTCAGTTGCCCGACGCTGGTGTCAGCGATCCGTTCCTCGACGACTTCGGTAAGCCGGTGCGTGAATCGGCCTGCGAATGCGAACGTTCGTCGGGGATGGTGCTTGGTCCGGTGCTGAAGCTGATTAATGGTCCGACCGTGGCCGAGGCGATTGGCGACCCTGTTAGCGAACTCAATAAACTGGTGGCTAGTGAGACCGACGACAACAAACTCATCGACGAGATTTTCCTTCGATTCCTGGCGCGTAAGCCAACGGAAAGCGAGCGAAACCTCGGTATCGCCGCGCTGAAGGGTCCTGCCGATGAAGTGACCACTGCGAAACAAAAACTGGCCGACTACGAAGCGGGCCTCAGCGCGAAACAAGCCGCCTGGGAAACTGCGATTGGTCAGCCTGTTGTTTGGCAAACCTTGAAGCCAGCCGACATGACCTCGTCGCACGCTGCCACCAAGTTTGCAGCGCGCGAGGATCACAGTGTGCTCGTTTCCGGCGATCCAGGACAGGAAACCTACATGCTGAAGTTCCCCGTCGACATGTCCAACTTCACCGGCCTCAAACTGGAAGCACTGGCCGATGACTCGCTCCCCGCCAAGGGTCCCGGTCGTGCTCAAAATGGCAACTTCGTGCTGAGCGAATTGGCAGTGACGGTGACTCCCGATAGCGATCCCGCCAAAACGATTGCGGTGCCACTCACGGCAGTGATGGCCGACTTCAATCAGGAAAGCTGGCATGTGGCCGGCGCGGTGGATAACAATCCAACCTCGGGCTGGGCGGTTTCGCCGAAGTTTGGCGAGAATCACTACGCGTTGTTCAAAGCGGCTCCCGCTGAAGCGATTCAAGGGAAATGCACCATCACGGTGACCATGACGTTCAACTTCCAGGACCAAAAGCATTGCCTGGGAGCGTTCCGATTGTCGACCACCGGCAGCAGCACGCCGCTCGACGCCGCTTCGCTTCCAGCCGACCTTGCCAAACTGCTGGCCGTTCCCGCAGCCGAACGAACCGAGGAACAGAAGCAGCAGCTCGTGGCGATCTACAAGAGTCGCGATGCCGACTTTGTACGTCTCTCGAGCGAACTGCAACTGGCCGAAAACCAGATGAAGAATGCCCGCATGATCGGTGTTCAGGATCTCGCCTGGGCACTCATCAATAACCCAGCATTCCTGTTCAATCGCTAG